The nucleotide sequence TAGAGGATCTTCATGATGGCGGAGTGTATCGATCCCGACGGCGAGGGTCGAGGATCCGGAGGGCGTGACCGCCGTGCGAGGCCTTCGTATCTGGTGCGAGATGGTGGCGCACGCGGACATCGCGGCGCCCTCCGTGCTCGCGGCGCTCGCCGAGCGGAGGATCGGGCTCGTCGTGGCGGCGCTGCCGGGCCCACGCGCCGATCTCGTGCGGCTCGCCCGATCCGCGAAGGACAGGGGGCTCTCGTTTGCGGTCTGGCCGATGCTCGCGGACACGGCAGGCCGCTGGGCGAGCGTCGACAACGCGGAGAGGTTCTCCGCATACGTGCGCGCGCTCGTGGACGAACTCGACCGGGAAGGGGCGCTGCCCGAGGAAATCGCGATCGATCTGGAGCCGCCGATCAACCGGCTCCGCGGCATGCTGGCCCTCGATCGGTCGGCCCCGCGCGCGCCTCACCCCGCGGACGGCGGGGCGAGCCTCCGGGCCCTCGTGCGGGATCTGCGCTCCCGTGTCCCCACGCCGATCCGCGTCTCCGCCGCGGTGATCCCGCTCGTGCTCTTCGACGACGAAGCCGCCGGGTTCGAGCGGTGGCTCGGCACGCCCGTCGGATCCATCGGCTGGGATCACGCGAGCGTGATGGTCTACACCTCGCTGATCGAAGGGTATTCGCGAGGTCTCTTGCGTCGCGACGATGTGCGGCCGCTGCTCGCGTCCTCGTGCCTCTTCACGGCGGCGCGCTTCGGCGCGCGGGCGGGCGTCTCGCTCGGGGCCGTGGGGAAGGGGGCGCTCGGCGACGAGGCGACGTACCGCTCGCCGCGCGAGCTCGCCGACGACGTGGCCATCGCGCGCGCGGCGGGCGTCGAAGCTCTCACGCTCTTCGACCTCGGCGGCGTGCTCGGGCGCCCGCCGATGGAGGCGTGGCTCGACGCGTTCGCCTTCACCGCGCCGGCGCCATGTTTGCCCGAGGCGACGTGGAGGAGCCGCGCGACGAAGAACCTCGTCCGCGGGGCGGCCCGTTTGCTCGGCGCGGCCGGTTCCTTGCGCCGAGAGCGCGGGTGAGGGCACGATCCAGCGCCCCGATGTCGAAGCCCAGGATCGTACAAGCCGGTAGCCCCGTCCTCCGCGCCGCCGCCGCGCCCGTCACGAGGGATCAGATCACGAGCCGGGAGACCCGCGCGCTCGTGAAAAAGATGGTCGAGGTGATGCGCCAGGCGCCCGGCGTGGGCCTCGCCGCCCCGCAGATCGGCGTGAGCTTGCAGGTGATCGTGCTCGAGGACGACCCCTCCCGCATGGCGCGCCTCACGCAAGAGCAACGCGAAGAGCGCGGCCGCGCGCCGTTCCCCCTGACCGTGATCTTCAACCCCGAGCTGCGCACGATCGGCGAGGAAAAAGCGACCTACTTCGAAGGGTGTTTGTCCGTCGCGGGGTACATGGCGCTCGTCGAGCGAGACGTCTCCGTCG is from Polyangium spumosum and encodes:
- the def gene encoding peptide deformylase translates to MSKPRIVQAGSPVLRAAAAPVTRDQITSRETRALVKKMVEVMRQAPGVGLAAPQIGVSLQVIVLEDDPSRMARLTQEQREERGRAPFPLTVIFNPELRTIGEEKATYFEGCLSVAGYMALVERDVSVEVTGLDERGEPLRWEAKGWPARILQHEVDHLRGVLYVDRMLSRTLSCNDEMGARWLSEPVAEVKKVFGA